A stretch of Paenibacillus sp. URB8-2 DNA encodes these proteins:
- a CDS encoding aminopeptidase yields the protein MTDFEAKLSKYADLAVKIGVNVQPGQALVVNTPIVAAEFVRLIAAKAYEAGASQVKVNWSDERITRLLFEHAAPEVFTKAPAWYAGEITEFAENGAAVLSVIAEDPDALKGIDQARIADYHKTRGAALTKYREYVMADKISWSIVAIPSQAWADKVFPDVPAKERIERLWEAIFHTVRLDREDPVAAWQEHLDTLESKAAVLNAKKYKKLRYAAPGTDLTIELPEGHLWAQGDSINAQGHTFVANMPTEEVFTAPLKTGVNGTVRSTKPLSHGGNIIDGFSITFENGRIVGVSAEQGQETLEHLISLDEGAKYLGEVALVPHYSPISDSNILYYNTLFDENASNHLAIGTAYAFCLEGGKSMTKEELEDRGLNTSVTHVDFMIGSAEMNIYGVTNDGTEEPVFLNGNWAF from the coding sequence ATGACCGATTTTGAAGCAAAACTTTCCAAATACGCCGACCTGGCCGTAAAAATAGGCGTTAATGTGCAGCCGGGTCAAGCGCTGGTCGTGAATACGCCCATCGTCGCGGCGGAATTCGTCCGTTTGATCGCTGCCAAGGCGTATGAAGCCGGCGCCAGCCAGGTCAAAGTCAACTGGAGCGACGAACGCATCACGCGCCTGTTGTTCGAGCATGCCGCCCCGGAGGTCTTCACCAAGGCCCCAGCCTGGTATGCCGGCGAGATTACCGAGTTTGCCGAGAACGGCGCAGCTGTGCTGTCGGTCATTGCCGAAGACCCGGATGCGCTGAAAGGAATCGACCAGGCTCGGATCGCGGACTATCATAAGACCCGCGGAGCCGCCTTGACCAAATACCGAGAATATGTCATGGCTGACAAAATCAGCTGGAGCATCGTCGCCATTCCTTCACAGGCTTGGGCCGACAAAGTATTCCCTGATGTTCCTGCCAAGGAGCGGATAGAAAGGCTGTGGGAAGCGATTTTCCATACCGTACGTCTTGACCGTGAAGATCCGGTAGCCGCCTGGCAAGAGCATCTGGATACACTGGAATCGAAAGCGGCCGTGCTTAACGCCAAGAAATATAAGAAGCTGCGTTATGCCGCTCCAGGAACGGATCTTACCATCGAGCTTCCGGAAGGCCACTTGTGGGCGCAGGGCGACAGCATCAACGCACAAGGGCATACTTTTGTAGCCAACATGCCGACCGAAGAGGTGTTCACGGCTCCGCTGAAAACGGGCGTTAACGGTACCGTCCGCAGCACGAAACCGCTCAGTCATGGCGGCAACATCATCGACGGCTTCTCAATTACCTTTGAGAATGGAAGAATTGTCGGGGTTTCGGCCGAGCAGGGACAGGAAACGCTGGAGCATTTGATCAGCCTGGATGAAGGCGCCAAGTATTTGGGCGAAGTAGCTCTTGTCCCCCATTATTCCCCGATTTCGGATTCCAATATTTTGTACTACAACACGCTGTTTGATGAAAATGCCTCGAACCATCTCGCGATCGGAACCGCGTACGCATTCTGTCTGGAAGGCGGCAAAAGCATGACGAAGGAAGAGCTTGAAGATCGCGGTCTCAACACAAGCGTTACGCATGTCGATTTCATGATCGGCTCGGCAGAGATGAATATATACGGCGTTACAAACGATGGAACGGAAGAACCGGTGTTTTTGAACGGAAACTGGGCTTTTTAA
- a CDS encoding TrkH family potassium uptake protein, which yields MANLPYGGLRLTPPKILSLGFILLIAAGTVLLSLPVSSAGGDISWIDALFMATSATCVTGLAVIDVGTGLTTFGQIVLLVLFQFGGLGFVTMATLITLVLSRRISLKERLLLQESMNQNSMQGIVRLIRRVLIYSLVIQLSGAAALALRFLKDMPAGKAVYYGIFHSISIFNNAGFDLFGDVHGPFSGLTRYVEDPVVNITAMLLIFLGGIGFIVLSDVVDFRKRRRLTLHSKVVLSTSLILIAAGAALFFWLELYHTLKPLHPGGKALASFLQALTPRSGGITTLDIYKLRESTQFLIILLMFIGAAPGSTGGGIKVTTFALLIAAVYSRIRGREDVVLFRHRLSKESVYRAITMTLLSLLLVITATMLLSITEQADFLTVMFESVSAFGTSGLTMGLTTELSAAGKILVILLMFIGRTGPLTLAYALRPTKGKELYRHPEGHMMIG from the coding sequence ATGGCCAATTTACCCTATGGCGGGCTGCGTCTGACTCCGCCCAAAATTTTATCCCTCGGCTTTATTCTTCTTATTGCCGCAGGCACCGTGCTTCTTTCTCTTCCCGTTTCATCCGCGGGGGGCGATATCTCCTGGATCGATGCGCTGTTTATGGCCACCTCCGCCACTTGCGTGACCGGGCTGGCCGTTATCGATGTCGGGACCGGACTTACGACCTTCGGCCAGATTGTGCTGCTCGTACTGTTCCAGTTCGGCGGCCTCGGCTTTGTAACGATGGCAACGCTGATTACGCTCGTACTGAGCAGGCGGATATCTCTCAAAGAGAGACTGCTGCTTCAGGAGTCGATGAATCAGAATTCCATGCAGGGAATTGTTCGCCTTATTCGCCGGGTTCTGATTTATTCGCTGGTGATCCAGCTTTCCGGGGCGGCGGCGCTGGCACTCCGGTTCCTGAAGGACATGCCGGCAGGGAAAGCGGTATACTACGGCATATTCCACAGCATTTCCATTTTTAACAATGCCGGCTTCGATCTGTTTGGCGATGTGCACGGGCCGTTCAGCGGTCTGACACGGTATGTTGAAGATCCTGTGGTGAACATCACGGCCATGCTGCTTATTTTTCTGGGCGGGATCGGCTTTATCGTATTGTCCGACGTGGTCGATTTCCGCAAGCGAAGACGGCTTACCCTGCATTCCAAGGTGGTTCTGTCCACTTCCCTTATACTGATCGCTGCCGGAGCTGCACTATTTTTCTGGCTGGAGCTGTATCATACGCTGAAGCCGCTTCATCCCGGCGGAAAGGCGTTGGCTTCTTTTTTACAGGCCCTGACTCCGAGATCTGGCGGCATTACGACACTTGATATCTACAAGCTCCGGGAATCGACTCAGTTTCTAATTATTCTGCTGATGTTCATCGGCGCTGCCCCGGGCTCCACCGGCGGGGGGATCAAGGTGACGACATTCGCCCTGCTCATCGCCGCCGTATACTCGCGCATTCGCGGCAGAGAAGATGTGGTGCTGTTTCGCCATCGTTTGTCCAAAGAGAGCGTCTACCGGGCTATAACTATGACACTGCTCTCCCTGCTGCTTGTGATAACCGCCACGATGCTGTTGTCGATTACCGAGCAAGCCGACTTTCTTACAGTGATGTTTGAGTCTGTGTCCGCTTTCGGCACCTCGGGGCTTACGATGGGACTGACCACAGAGCTGAGCGCTGCCGGGAAAATTCTCGTCATCCTACTCATGTTCATAGGACGGACCGGACCCCTGACACTGGCTTACGCCCTTAGACCGACCAAAGGCAAGGAGCTGTACCGCCATCCCGAAGGCCACATGATGATCGGTTAG